A region from the Medicago truncatula cultivar Jemalong A17 chromosome 6, MtrunA17r5.0-ANR, whole genome shotgun sequence genome encodes:
- the LOC112422562 gene encoding S-adenosyl-L-methionine:benzoic acid/salicylic acid carboxyl methyltransferase 3: MDLAHILHMNGGVDEASYANNSSLQRTTISLAKPSRLRAITNLYCSLFPRSLAVADLGCSSGLNTLLVISEIINVVEKLCQELNHESPEYKVFLNDLPGNDFNNVFRSLETFKEKLCNEIGPCYFFGVPGSFYGRIFPYQSLHFIHASCSLHWLSKVPKGVDNNKGNIYLATTSPSNVFKAYYEQFHRDLSLFLKCRAQELVEGGCMVITFLVRECDNPSSYGWELLAMALNDMVMQGIIEEEKLNTFNIPIYFPSPSEIKVEVLTEESFDINGFQVSQVNRNDLDNCNAVDLFQMSETLAKCARAVIEPLLISHFGEGVTEEVFNRYKNILQGGIFKEKNEATNLTITLTKKP; encoded by the exons ATGGATCTAGCACACATACTACACATGAATGGAGGCGTCGATGAAGCAAGCTATGCAAACAACTCCTCACTTCAG CGAACGACAATTTCTTTGGCAAAACCTTCGAGACTCAGAGCCATAACCAACCTGTATTGCAGCTTGTTTCCTAGAAGCTTAGCCGTTGCAGACTTGGGTTGTTCTTCTGGACTAAATACTTTGTTGGTGATCTCGGAGATTATAAATGTTGTGGAAAAGCTTTGTCAAGAGTTGAATCATGAATCTCCCGAATATAAGGTATTTTTGAACGATCTACCCGGAAACGATTTCAACAACGTATTTAGGTCCCTTGAGACCTTCAAAGAAAAACTTTGTAATGAAATTGGTCCTTGCTACTTCTTTGGTGTTCCCGGTTCCTTTTATGGCAGAATTTTTCCTTACCAAAGTTTGCATTTTATTCATGCCTCTTGCAGTCTTCATTGGCTCTCTAAG GTCCCTAAGGGTGTAGACAACAATAAGGGCAACATTTACTTGGCGACCACAAGCCCCTCAAATGTCTTCAAGGCTTACTATGAGCAATTTCATAGAGATTTATCTCTTTTTCTAAAGTGTCGTGCCCAAGAACTAGTTGAAGGGGGTTGCATGGTTATAACATTTTTAGTAAGAGAATGCGACAATCCATCTAGTTACGGTTGGGAACTTTTGGCTATGGCTCTTAATGATATGGTTATGCAG GGAATCATAGAAGAAGAGAAACTCAATACTTTCAACATTCCTATCTATTTTCCATCTCCATCTGAAATAAAAGTGGAAGTTCTAACTGAAGAATCATTTGACATTAATGGATTTCAAGTTTCGCAAGTAAATAGGAATGATCTTGATAATTGCAATGCAGTTGACTTATTTCAAATGTCTGAAACACTTGCAAAATGTGCAAGAGCTGTGATTGAACCTTTGCTTATTAGTCATTTTGGTGAAGGTGTGACTGAAGAGGTATTTAACCGCtataaaaacattttacaaGGTGGAATattcaaagagaaaaatgaGGCCACCAATCTTACCATAACGTTGACTAAAAAACCATGA
- the LOC120576084 gene encoding uncharacterized protein — protein sequence MNVIAWNCRGLGNVKAVPCIKDLVRVYKPDILILIETLCNNNKIFSLKYSVGFDHHFSVDCIGRSGGLAVLWRNSAHCSITSYSLNFINMSIQDPIKGPWRLTAFYGYPEHGRRRNSWDLLRSLHTQSDDPWCIIGDFNDHLSSFDKRGGPDRPRWLIQGFQEAVTDCGLTDLPLIGYQFTWFKSIGTSHAKEARIDRALCSAPWQNLFPHNSLQTLVAPMSDHTPLLLQHDPATWRTPHNSFRFNNSWLIEPDLSHYVKDNWSYYPTSNIVTKLNYCVEDMKLWSKANHPHFNQRKMQLKNQIETMRASNDATDNPRLLELQNSLTNLLLQEDVYWRQRSKIYWLKDGDTNSKFFHCTTSSRRRKI from the coding sequence ATGAATGTTATAGCTTGGAACTGTCGGGGCCTAGGCAATGTCAAGGCAGTTCCCTGTATCAAAGACCTCGTCCGTGTCTATAAACCGGACATTCTTATTCTCATTGAGACTTTatgcaataataataaaattttcagtttgaaGTATTCTGTTGGCTTCGATCATCATTTTTCTGTTGACTGCATTGGTCGTAGTGGCGGCCTAGCCGTTCTATGGCGTAATTCTGCACACTGTTCTATTACTAGTTATTCCCTAAATTTCATTAATATGTCTATCCAAGACCCCATCAAAGGTCCTTGGCGCCTTACAGCATTTTATGGCTATCCGGAACATGGTCGACGACGTAATTCTTGGGATCTTCTTCGATCTCTACACACTCAGTCTGACGATCCTTGGTGCATTATAGGAGACTTCAATGACCACTTATCTTCTTTTGATAAAAGAGGGGGACCTGACCGACCCCGTTGGTTAATTCAAGGATTTCAAGAAGCTGTTACTGATTGTGGCCTTACGGACCTTCCCCTCATCGGATACCAATTCACGTGGTTTAAGAGTATCGGTACTAGTCATGCCAAAGAAGCACGTATTGACAGAGCTCTCTGCTCGGCTCCCTGGCAGAATCTATTTCCTCATAACTCGCTGCAAACCTTAGTGGCCCCCATGTCTGACCACACGccacttcttcttcaacatgACCCGGCAACATGGCGTACACCCCACAACAGCTTTCGGTTCAATAATTCTTGGCTTATTGAACCAGACTTATCACACTATGTCAAAGATAACTGGAGTTACTATCCAACCAGCAATATTGTTACTAAGCTTAATTATTGTGTTGAGGATATGAAGCTTTGGAGCAAGGCTAATCACCCGCACttcaatcaaagaaaaatgCAGCTGAAAAATCAGATTGAAACTATGCGCGCTTCAAATGATGCCACTGACAATCCTCGGCTCCTTGAACTCCAGAACAGCCTCACAAATCTTCTGCTTCAAGAGGACGTTTACTGGCGGCAACGTTCAAAAATTTATTGGCTCAAGGATGGTGATACTAACAGCAAATTTTTCCATTGCACAACTTCGTCTCGTCGCCGGAAAATATGA